From a region of the Methanobrevibacter sp. TMH8 genome:
- a CDS encoding formate/nitrite transporter family protein, whose product FEHSVANMFFIPVGIFLGKVTWYQCIVNNLIPVTIGNIIGGAIFVGVLYWYTYLRGQDSNT is encoded by the coding sequence TTTGAGCACTCTGTTGCTAATATGTTTTTCATACCTGTTGGGATTTTCTTAGGGAAAGTTACTTGGTATCAATGTATTGTTAACAATTTAATTCCAGTTACTATTGGAAATATTATTGGTGGTGCAATCTTCGTCGGAGTCCTGTACTGGTACACGTATCTAAGAGGCCAAGATTCAAATACATAA